The genomic interval AGaagacttcttcttccctgctaGACCAGGAGCTACTTCCGGATGTTGAAGTGCGAATGAATCTCAACCTTTCGCTAGACTGGCCGAGACGCGAACCACTCCTTCTAAAAGAGAAGCGTCTTCAACGGAAGTGGACCGCCTTTTATCACCCGGGCCACTAAGCCCCTCCCCCgcttcctcctgtctcgtACAGACTCTGCCCTCCATTATTGCTGGGGTAACAGTACACGTGTAGCCTCGGAAAGGAACATAAACACGCTAAGCGCCTGCTTTTAAAGTACCGACAGGTGGGACTGTCTCATGCACTATATTTCGACGTTCCTGAGCTGACAGATAGAAAACATCGGAGCGTCATGGCcactcgtcttctccggaCGTTACCCTCACGTGTTTAAGATCGTCCGCCCCAAATCAGAAAGACTCACCTGCTCGTTCCGTACTAGCGATGAGTCTTCCGGACTTCGGGCCCTTGTCTCCACATCGTACGTCGAGAAAGAAGTCCGTTCCTCTAATTTTGAGCACACAGGTATACATGATGTGCCAGTAACCATCTGTTGGTTTCTGGACACAGCTCATCATCCCTCCAGTCATGCCTGTCGCGGcgacagctgctgctgcgctgCTGGATGCTCCGGAATGGCTTCGCATGCCTCCATCTGCAGTTTGAAGGGTCTCCAGTGCTTGTCGAACGGAAGCTGCCACATGTTCCTCAAGGTCTGCGAACCCCGTGTCATGGGCCGCCAGACCCGCCGACGCATTCGAGCTGTGCATGTTTAGCACAGGCTCAGCGGCAGTACATAGCACAGAACTAACCGAACCAGATGGACCTGCAGACGTTCCGGCGCAATCTTTACTGAGTGACTGTACAGCACACGAGATACCGTCATCAAGGAAACATCGACGAGGAGTGCGCAGGGCGGTTTCCGCCAGTGAAGGGCGAGAGGTAAACGCCCCCCTCCTACTTCGTGAGCGAGCTGAAGCCAGGCTTTGGCTCAGTTGAAGCGTGCGACGCTGATTAATCGGCAAGGGCGGGACTGCTGGGTAGCTGGTGGTAGACGACCTTCCTAGCTGACTGCCCAACGCTGGACGATCACAAGTACCGGCGGGAACGGCTGGAATGCGGACGTTCTGAGACATGCTACGTCTTCGGGAAGAAGTTTTCCCACCTTTATGACTCGTCGATGTCCTGACGCATCGAAGTGGCAGTGGCGGAGGATACGTCTGCTTACACGCGGATTCCTGAGTGCCTTGCTGGTGCTTAGACGCTGTTCCATTGAAGCGTCCTAGTTCCTTTTCGCCATTGCGACGAATTACAGAAGCAATGTGCTCTCTACCATCAGGTTGCTTCCCAATATTACCCCCGCCGTGCAGATGCCTCGCGCTTACAGTTGTACCGTTACGACAGCCTTCTGTAGATCCCGGTTCACTTTTTGTCCGATCAGTTAACGCACCTTCCTTCTTTTGTAATAACATTCCCCCAAGTTTCAATGGGGGGACCACTAGCGAGGGTGTCTTCAAAACCGTACCACATTCGTCCTGTGCTGATTGCTTCTGACTCGAGCTACCCATAAACGACGGATGGAGGGACCGTTCAGCTATACTCTCGTTTCGGTGAGGGCTCCCTGAGCAGCGTCCCTCGGTTCTCGAAGATCGCGTCGTCTGCGACGACCGCTCCTCTTGGGGTGTGTCTAGGTTAGTGCGGGGGCCCCGGTGAGTGGACGAACCACGGGTTGAACGCAACGCCTCTGCTGCCTTCGCATTGAGATCTGCAGCTGCCGATGGCCCACGCTGCTGGAGCCGCATGAGCAGACGTGTAATCCGTTCGTTAGCACGGCGAAAGGCTTCTTTCTGACTCCAAAGATCAACAATTTGGGTCTGCAAGAATACGGCCGCCGGAAGCACAGTAACAAGTTTTCTCATCAGTCGAGTTTCCGCAGGGTGTGTTTTCTGTTGTGAACCACCGGCAACTAACACGTCACACTGTTAAGCACCCCAACCAATGGGTACAAAATAGTTATCCGTTCTGCTATTTTTACTCGAAGGTAATCAGCTGCATCGTCACTTAAGCTGGTGGCAGTCATTTTTTCCAGCGGCTGCCCTCTTGTATCAGCGTTTACCGGTGCACTAGGCTGGGCAGTTTCGTTCGTCTATCATGAGTACACACGACTACATGCAATGGACTCTCTCCTCAGTACTGGCTGCTAAAGTCGCTTACGCTCTCAAGTAGCAGAAATCACCTGTCTAGAGTTAGACCACAACGTCACCATGGATGGCCTGACCTTAGGTGTTCTTTCACTGTTAAAGGAACCGGGGCCTACTTTCATCTCTTGCATTTTTGCCTCATAAACTTCAGCTGTAGCAGCGGCTGAAGCCACCGCCTCCGCGGAAAGAAGGGCACCGTTGGCGGCCCATGGTATGTCAGACTCCGTTGCGAGCCCTGCTGAGCAGGGAAAATGTTGCACGCCATTTCCAAGCGTAACTCCTACCGAAGGGTTGTTGTCATTATGAGTTACTGGAGGAGCACGCGTTGCCTCAAACGCCGTTGAATCTTTCTGAAAATTGTGAGAGAAGGATTGTACGGCGGCTTCGGGACATGCATTCTCAAAGGCAATTTCACTCTCCATTGTGGCTCTTTCTGCTGTGTTGGTGCGATGGCAACAGCGTAGTATTACCGTTGAGGAATCGTGTAAGGCTGCATGTTTCAACGCAGGGAAAGTACGTTCAGAAAACAGCGGAGATCAACGGGGCAGACACAATGAAAACGGTGCAGGCGCCGGTCTGGATCGTCCGGAAGGTGTGTGCGAGACAGGAATAATGTGATCGAGGAAAGCACACGATCACGGACCCTGAAAACATCAAAGGCGCTTCCTACCACTGGACGTCGTTCTCCCGCGTCAAGACAAGAAAGCCACAGGAGGTACGACTAAACAAGAAATTGGTTGTTATGGGTCGTTTCTTGGACAAACGCGCCACGCTCTTGCACGAAATTCCACTGGCCAGCCTGCGACAAGACCAGCAGTATGCTACTCAGCTAGTCACGGGGACTTGAAGCGTGGAGTTGAGGTGAAATCCTTACACAGTCGAAACGGATCTCCCCACAAAACACCATTGAACGCGCCTGCCTTGTGGTTTCCTTGAAAGGCCGTGCGGTTAAGAAACGCAAGAGCCAACCAATGCAGAGGGAGTGATGCGGGAGAGGCAGTTGCTGAGGCAACGCCAGTTCAGCGAGTGCTTCGGCTGGCGGAGCACGGATCTTTGTTCAGAAAATGCTCCCAGCAAAGCAAAAAGACGGTAGCATACAAAAGCCAGTACTAAGCCAGTATAGCCGCTCAGAAAGTGCAAcacaacacagagaaaaagtcaTTTTCCCTTCTCTGGACGGGGACCACAGTCACGGCAACACCACAACAGCTCTTCTGTCCGCCCTAGCCAAAGAAACGGGCGACACTTGCAAGAGGCCTCATGGTTGCGCGGGTGGGTGCAGTGCGACGAGCTTGTAACTACCGGTCGGCAATGGCTTGCATAGAGGCGATTTCCGTTTTGACCGTCTGTATTTAGAAAAGTGTGgccgagaggaagcgaatAAACTGCCAAATTAAACTCCACAAAGCTGATGGATTGACTGTAGCGGAGGCGCAGTGGTTCGAGAACATTTGTCTATGTGATGCTACAGAAAGAGATCTTTCTGTTGCGTCAGAACGGACGGAGACCCGGTCAAAACCAAGTCGTCCCTTCTTAGTCGTCCTTTGAGGCACAGGCACCCCAGTCACCAGCTACCCCATTGTGGTGATACCCCAAAAGAAATAGCATCATTACTGTTGGGGTGCGCAAGTAGTTTGACGGAGAAACAATTGTTTTTGGAACAGACGGTCAAAGCAGAGTTGCAAAACCCATCCGCCAAGGGAGCTCACTTCGAGAAGATAAGGAACAGTCGTGTCGGGCCCGCTTTAGAGATCTGAAAGCGGTACGCAACGGCGTTGACGATATGGAAGTTTGTTCAGTGTCCGGTGCCTGAATTTCGATTGTTCCACTCCCTCCAAAGGTATGGAAACTGTgatgcagagagcagagtGCAGTGGTCGGTCCACCGATAAACCGCTCCATAGGGTGACACGAGGAGCATATGCTGATATTGTGCACTTCGTAGTCGATGCTCAAGTCTTCGTTACGCAGTTTTACTGACACTTTTCTACAGATAGTTATCTTAGTGACAGGTATGTAGGATAAAGGAAAAAGGGGAACGGCTGCACGCACTTGAAGCTAGTAAGCACACACCTGAGACATGGGTCCCTCGACTACGCCGCGAACTGGAAACAGCCTGGCTTCACCAGCACGAACGCTGATGTGATCCCCTGGAATTCTAGAGTGCTGCAGAGTGGCTTAATCATTAGACAAGCAGATTGTGTCAAACATCATTGACTCATTTACACAAAAAAATGTTTCACCTTGCTAATAGGCCAGGCTGTGAAATCACGGTTTTTACGGAAATACGTGTCTCGCGGCTACGACAAACGAGTGATTACAACGTAAGCGTGTTTTTTTCGAGTTTGTTTGCCCGTCCTTTCTTTCAGATCCACACCCTGACCCTGGTTGGGTAAATACTGTAGGTATCAAAGTCGCTTTTGCTCTACTTATGTGGTCGTTCGAAGAAGTCCCTTGTCTTTCGTGAAGGAGCAACAAGAGTGTAGGTCGGACGTCGGGATCGGGAGTTGATGGCTCGGCTGTCAAGGGCTGTTGGCGGATTGCTTGGCCAGAAGTTGTTGGCACTTTCTGAATGACATAGGCAGGCCGCAGTCAATGAGGGTTTCCTGTCGGTTGGCCACTATAGGTATAGGGTGACTCAAGGAAGCACTTGCTTTTCACACACACCGAAGCCAACAACAGTACAAATTGCCATGAAGCACGTTTGGCCTATGAAGTAGTATCAGGTGTCGTCTATATGGTCCCTGAATTGCCTCTGAGGCGTTTTCATCTGACACACATGAGCGAGGTCCCAAAACAGGCAAACAGGGTCAAGCATGCGACTGACTGGGTTGACAACTCGTTAGTTGGTGTTGGTGAAAAGGATGTACTGGGAAAGAGATTCTTCTAAATTCAATCATTGAAAGAAACTCCTTATGATGTCCCGTTTCTTCAGTTGCGGATTCAAGCCGGATCTGCCACATCCACGGGAGGGAGCGGCTGGACAACTGCTTTACCAGCGGTTAAAAGAGTACAGAAGGATTCATCCCCGAAGAGGTGCGGTCCCCAAGGTTTCTGAGCCGACAATTTCTAGGAGAAGCGCGTGAAAAATGTAATGTCCTTCTGCTTCGGTTGCAACTGAGACGGAGCATATAACACGCAGTCTATATACTAGGGGGAAACGTCCCGGGGTCTCTGCAGCTTGATGCGGCGCAGaacgggagaaagaaacatgtAGCAGAGGAGCTTCCCAGGACGGTAGTCCTTCAGTCACAGTGTACTACGTGGAGGTGACGCAGATCCGTTTGTCACTGTTTttgcttctgtttttttaCGGTGTAATTCCCCCTGTGCTCAAGGCTAATTTCCTTCTTTTGGGCACGTGTTACTTTACAATTCCATAGCAAGGATTTGTAGAGCTCCCGCAGTATCAATAAATTTGTATCCTGCTTGAGACAGACACGCAGGTACGAAAGAGACTCCCGCAGTTTGTTTCTTTACATGCAAGTTAAAGGGAGCAGTTGTTGTGGTCAAGTCGTTGTTTTCTCAGTCCGATATCGTTCTTACACCAGAATCAAACGAGCCGGTGTGGAGCACCATCATGGTATAACTCCAGTGTCAATGTAAACAACAATGCGTATCACGGGTCCTTACTTTGCGCGATCATGGGCCACAGATAACCATCTGTATGAATGCTGTGGATGCCAGATAAAAGTAACTCGTAACTGATTATCCAACAAACACTTCTTGATACATCGCTCTTGCTATTACCAAAGCAAAATAAAGCTGCTGGTGCGCGGATTTTTCGGTGCACAACGATGACAGACACCATATACCAGAGCCACGTGTCCATATAGACGACTATGATGATCTATCTGCCAAGTGTAGACCTCGGGGCGTGGGCCGTTGCTAGCCATCGCACTCGGTGTGAAAATAGGACACAACAACCTCCTCTGAAAGAATGTGACGAGTGCAACATCAGTTGAGCGACTGAATCAGTTCTTCTTGAagaaaagacggagagggcACCACACGCGTCTGGCGTTTGAGGTCTACTACACAAGGGCCTGTCGTGTTGCGACGCTGTTGGCACTTCCTGATACAGAGGTGCCCGTCTGCAGCTCGTGCGCAAAAAGCCACAGTTTACCAACGCATGGCGATGAATGCTCGATTCTTGCGCCGAGTTCGCCTGTCCACCTCGCCGGCGCCTTAAACGACTTCCGGTTGCAAGTGAGGTGACTGGCATCGGATGTCAGTAAAATCGCGTATCGTGTCGTGGTGGAGGCGATTTTTCCGCACTATTGCTCATGCCACCAGGGTACTCAACCGTATTGTTAACACTGGCTAATAGCGCAAGCAACAAAAGATAATGACCCCCGTGAAATATCGTGATTTGACTGTCCCAGTAGAATTCGACGCGTCATATGTTCGTCCTCTTGAGCACTCCACGAATGTATCACGTGACCAGCTGTGGACATTTGCCAAATCCTTGCACTGAAGAATTGACTGCATCAAATATGGTGAATGAGTTGCATCCTGTACCATTAACAGACTTCCTCATATTTGCCAAACGTTTTTGGGAGACCACACGAATGTTGACAATCTGTCAGTTTCCCTAACCCCTTCACCGCCTCAGACGAGTTGTGCAAGTATACCTGCGGCAAGTTCCCGCTGCGGAAAATACAGTAGCAGTGGGTGCTTCGACGTGCACTCTTTGTATGGCCACAGCAAGAAAATGTCGCGGTGCACTGTCGGGTGCTAGTTCCACATAGCACCGAACATCAACGATTGTCAGATAGAAATACTATGTCCAATTCTGTTGAAGCGATAACGCATTCCACTATTGGTCGAACAGCGATTCGTTCGCCACCTGGCACCGTGCGAGACCAGCGTTTCGTAACAGAACGTCCGAGATAACGTTCCGTCAACACGGGAAGCACGCGTTGCTCGGAGACCCGCGCAAACACTCAAATAGTCGGGCTGTTGCCTGTTCACTTTCTGAGGTGTGTAGCAAGGCGCCTACATGGCCTGAGAAACATCCACAGTGATTTGCACGGCAACCTTTGCCTGTCTGAGAATGCCGCGACTCCTCACTGGTGTCCGGTTCTCCACGCGTTTTAGTCTACAATTCTGAACACGGCCACGATACACCAGACTTATCCCTCTCAGCTGCGCCGGGCGGCAGCCACAGTCACAGCACACAAGATCAAAGTCGGGCACTGGAATCTGTCACAAACGATGTAACATTAACTTGAACTGTTCTGTAACCCCTAAAGACGACGCAGTCCCCCGGCTACTACCTCCACTGGGCAATAAATCGCCCCCTGCAGTTGCGTGTGTACGgggggaaacgagaaagcaacTGTGCCCACATCTGGCACTAATTTGTATCAATCAATATCTGTTAAAAAAGCAGGCTGCATCGCACCGTTACACGCGTACAAGTTCAATGTACACTCGGCTTTGCTAAGGCGCAGCCACCTGCGTGAACGACACAGGTCGTTCTTCTTATTCGGTCCCATGAGCCTTCTTTgtgcgcctcttcttcttccctcgtttcATCTTCTTCCGAGTCTGCTGTCTTATCTTAAGCACTTGTTCTCGACCCTCTCCAAGGTACACGTCGTGCAACAGAAGGGCGAAGTAAATGGAGCCCATGCAGGTCATCGCAAGAGATACAGCCGACCCTAAGAGTCTCCTGTACTCTAGAGACGATTGGTTGCCCCATCTTTGCGCACCCCATGCCCCTGATAAATGTAACGCCATTTGAAGACCGTAATATATACCAAACCAGGACAGTCCAGCCTCTCGTGCAGCCCTAGGCAGTTGCAGGCCTCTTCCTTTTACTCCTTTGCTAGGATGACCACCACCATTATCCTCTACAACGCCATATGGCGACGTTTTACCTGAAGCTTGCTCTTCCTCTAATTCCCTAACAGACGCCCCGATACAAATCAACGCCGCTCGTGGAATGACAGTTATCGCCACGAGGCAAAGAATAAGCCCTGGCACCATTTTCCGCACCACGTTACAAAATCAGAGGAATCttcgaggagaaagcagTCACTAACAGAAACACGGCTTCTTGTAGAGAGTTCATAAACAGATCGAGGCATACATCTGGTGACACGGTCCCACGTTGATGCCGCGAATACGAAATATTAATCAGTGGATAGGATGTGAACAGTTGCAGAAGTCAATAATGTGTCGAAGTGAAAGTTGTGTTTTAACCTCACCCCGGAAACATCTTCCGGACGCACCACGTCTCGTGAAAACATGGAAAGTTCCCTGCTTCGTCCCAGGGGATATCCACATGCAGTGACCACAAGCAAAGGGAATCAAAGACATGACACTTGATGGGCGCATTACCGTTATTCTATTTTGACATTCACTCCACAAACAGCCACCTCAGGTTCCCCCCGGCGTGACGTGTTCACAACCAAAAGTTTAGCTCGCCCCCTCAGCATTGCCGCAATTTGGGGGTGCCCAATGCGACACGAATCACGTGGAAACTGGTAAGAGGGAACAAGCGTGCAACTGTTTCGACGAGTGATATTGAAAACAATCAGGATAAGGTGCTGTCACTTTGCCCACGTCGGAAGCGATGGGGTTGCACAAAACGGACGGAACTCGTTTAACGGTATTGAATCAGTTTTAATTGTTTTACACACCGTTGTGTAAAAGGGAGTTCAAACAGGGGGGgacagacaggaaaaagTATTTTGTGGAAATCTTAGTGGGTCCGGGGTTCGCGTCGCTAAACAGAGTGGGGTCTCACGTCAGTCAGAGTGGCCATTTCTTTAGCGCTCGTCTCGGGGGTATTTCGACTCGACCAGAGACTTAGCGTTCAGAGTACACACCCACAACTACCTCTGGTATCATGGGTATTATATGCTCTGTATTCGTTTTCAGAGGGCCGCCAGATACGGAAGACGACCGATCGTTTGAATCTGAGTGAGGCCATCAGGGCTGTGCGGTTGCCTCAACCGTTGCTGTAACAACTGTTGCTAGTAGCCATGCGTTCATGCTTGGTGTGCGATGCTTTCAAAGCAGGGTTTCACCCGTTCATGTCACGCAGGCGCGCACTTGTTAATTCGGAGGCATCGACCCACTCGGCCCCTCATTGTCAATCGTCGGTGAAAAAAGACCAGTAGCTTCTTGCAGCTGGTGAGGTACTCCCGTTTAGTTCAGTATTAGTTCCTTGCTGTTGCACGACTATGAGTGTGACCTAGTGGCACTCGATCGAACTCACCATGACCATGAACTATCGTTCCAAACTGAATCGTGTGCTGTAACAAGGGAGTAATGAGTGGACATGCAGTATCTGATACATTCCGAGGAGTGAAACTCTCAATATTCTCTGACGCAATCCCCGGCGAGCGAACCGGTTGATTGGTATTGGCTAGGTGGTGATAGTTCCATCAAGCCAAAACACGGTAGAAAGTATATTACTCGAACTGAGTGTCATAGACATATAGTCTTCAAGCGTGTTATCTATACCTGCAGGGTTTCTTGGTTGTCTTGCGACGCTGCGACGGGCACGGAACAGCCTGAGTACTGCGTTTTCGCTAGGGACGACTCCTTTTGTTAGCTGTCGTCGTGGTTTTCTCTAGTAAATGTAAGGTGGAGCAAAAAATATGTCCCCAAAGTTGGCTATCTATTGTTATATTGACAGCATGTTTCCAGCCGTGACGCCCGCAGCAGGATGCGAGCGCCGGACGACAGAATTGTTCTTTCGCAAAGTGCTGTTGCGTTCTACGTTATGAGACATCAGGTAAAGAACCAGTTTTGTCATTGCAACATCGGTATATTCACGGTCGCTCCGTGATGGTGTGAAGGCAATTTCTCTTTTGAACATTAAGAGAGGCGGGGAGACGTGTTAACTTCCATTCCTTTTTGAACCTGATCACCATGTCATCGACGTGTCCGTTTGCATCGACCAAGCGACTGAACAGGGGGCGTATCACAAAACGATTCATTAAGTGTTGCTGGCTGTATCGCTTCGTGTAAAATATCGCACCGTTTGACCATGATCAAGTCTTCAGATTGCATATTCACGAGCATCTTCTAGCGCCGCAAAGCTCCGTGACTCCACGGTAAGCACACCCGCTCTTGTAGAAGCTAGAAACAGGTGAATCACTGCCAGAATGCTTTACCCCGAGTAAGATCA from Toxoplasma gondii ME49 chromosome VIIa, whole genome shotgun sequence carries:
- a CDS encoding hypothetical protein (encoded by transcript TGME49_203815), whose amino-acid sequence is MDTWLWYMVSVIVVHRKIRAPAALFCFGNSKSDVSRSVCWIISYELLLSGIHSIHTDGYLWPMIAQKSANNFWPSNPPTALDSRAINSRSRRPTYTLVAPSRKTRDFFERPHK